From a region of the Mercurialis annua linkage group LG1-X, ddMerAnnu1.2, whole genome shotgun sequence genome:
- the LOC126665016 gene encoding aspartic proteinase CDR1: MVIVFTLISSLFLLIFATLVTGTIIESSTAEPHRKRLVSKLIHRDSISSPYFNPKETVDDRIERTMKTSVTRIAYLYAQTKRNVSLNDFQLNLVPTNYEPLFMVNFSMGQPPTPQLAIMDTGSNMLWVQCAPCKRCSRHAGPRFNPSRSSTYAGLPCTNIQCRYAPRADCNWLNQCTYNLSYAAGPPSVGLLATEQLIFQSSDEGLNVVPNVVFGCSHENGDYNDRRFSGIFGLGKGITSFVNQMGSRFSYCIGNIADPHYKYNQLVFGDNADFEGSSTPLQVVRGHYRITLEGISIGGIRLVIDSTTFSRDGNGNSALIDTGTAVTWLADNFYKALDNEVRRLMDGVLTPFWRGPFPCYRGTVSQDLIGFPVVTFHFAGGAELDLDTGSMFYQATPDILCMAVRQASVYGKVFGDFSVIGLMAQQYYNIAYDLNSYKLLFQRIDCELLVD, translated from the coding sequence ATGGTTATTGTTTTCACATTAATTTCATCACTATTCCTTTTGATTTTTGCGACCTTAGTGACAGGAACTATCATTGAATCCTCCACTGCCGAACCTCATCGTAAACGGTTGGTTAGTAAATTGATTCACCGCGATTCGATTTCCTCCCCATACTTCAACCCCAAAGAGACAGTTGATGATCGCATAGAACGGACAATGAAAACCTCAGTGACCCGAATCGCCTACTTGTATGCGCAGACTAAAAGAAATGTCAGCTTGAATGATTTCCAGCTTAATCTTGTTCCCACTAACTATGAACCCTTGTTCATGGTGAATTTCTCTATGGGACAACCTCCTACTCCACAGCTAGCGATAATGGATACTGGAAGCAACATGCTATGGGTACAATGTGCCCCGTGTAAGCGTTGTTCCCGACACGCTGGTCCGCGGTTCAACCCTTCCAGGTCGTCAACGTATGCTGGTCTGCCATGCACAAACATTCAGTGCCGTTATGCTCCTCGTGCTGATTGTAACTGGTTGAATCAATGTACTTACAATCTAAGTTATGCAGCCGGTCCACCGTCAGTGGGATTGCTAGCTACTGAACAACTAATCTTTCAAAGTTCGGATGAAGGCCTCAATGTGGTTCCTAATGTGGTGTTTGGGTGTAGCCATGAGAACGGGGACTACAACGACAGACGTTTCTCCGGCATCTTTGGACTTGGAAAAGGAATCACATCTTTTGTAAATCAAATGGGTTCTAGATTTTCTTATTGCATTGGTAATATAGCTGATCCTCACTACAAATACAACCAATTAGTCTTTGGCGACAATGCGGACTTTGAAGGCTCTTCAACACCTTTACAAGTAGTCCGCGGCCATTACCGCATCACTCTAGAAGGTATTAGTATAGGAGGGATAAGACTCGTGATTGATTCTACAACATTTAGTAGGGATGGGAATGGAAATTCTGCATTAATTGATACAGGAACTGCAGTAACTTGGCTGGCTGATAATTTCTATAAAGCACTTGATAATGAAGTTCGTCGGCTCATGGATGGAGTGCTAACTCCGTTTTGGAGGGGGCCATTTCCCTGCTACAGGGGAACAGTGAGCCAAGACCTTATCGGGTTCCCAGTGGTGACATTTCACTTTGCTGGGGGTGCAGAATTGGATTTAGACACAGGAAGCATGTTCTATCAAGCAACGCCGGATATTCTATGCATGGCCGTGAGGCAAGCCAGTGTCTATGGTAAAGTTTTCGGAGATTTCTCCGTGATTGGGCTAATGGCTCAGCAGTACTATAATATTGCTTATGATCTTAACAGCTATAAGTTACTCTTCCAGAGAATAGATTGTGAACTCCTAGTTGACTAA
- the LOC126665017 gene encoding uncharacterized protein LOC126665017 isoform X1 → MANQGAKKRKEENSRHIKNLRHLIIACNVIYVLVRMLIFHSTFSWGHWLGLVLTSIAYYLPYQQLASMAKPAYADDGELLDGGFDMSTGGICGYLHDIIYITSFVQLTSIISNKFWYTYLVIPAFGLYQSIGFIKGFLPQGSEGNEEDEKTRKKRERMEKKASRGKFVKTRTR, encoded by the exons ATGGCAAATCAAGGAGCCAAAAAACGCAAAGAAGAGAACTCCCGCCACATCAAAAATCTTCGCCACCTCATAATCGCCTGCAAC GTAATTTATGTGTTGGTGAGAATGCTGATTTTTCACTCAACTTTTAGTTGGGGACATTGGTTGGGGCTAGTTTTGACCTCTATTGCTTATTATCTTCCTTATCAACAACTTGCTTCAATGGCTAAACCTGCATATGCTGATGATGGGGAGCTTCTTGATGGCGGTTTTGATATGAGTACCGGCGGTATTTGTGG CTATTTGCATGACATTATCTACATTACAAGCTTTGTGCAACTCACGTCCATTATTTCTAATAAGTTTTGGTACACTTATTTGGTG ATACCAGCTTTTGGATTGTACCAATCAATTGGCTTTATTAAAGGATTTTTACCACAAGGGTCTGAG GGAAATGAGGAGGATGAAAAGACTCGGAAGAAGAGAGAAAGGATGGAGAAGAAAGCTTCACGAGGCAAGTTTGTGAAGACAAGAACTAGATAA
- the LOC126665843 gene encoding uncharacterized protein LOC126665843 isoform X1: protein MRSRVLLRSARRLLSAVQNQDYCYYNSSLKAQQNHYQFLHTNFINNKPFSRGDIFLGLNSIVNSRTLSSDAAVKLSNGVGFVFSMFLLVQSTDASRGGPLVEYERRIAAGELMDGDSCQVGTLRELQRLYDAIFESADACKLDRYTASDKSGRSRWLWSRFLPQSSYSPVKGLYLYGGVGTGKTMLMDLFFDQLPDNWRKKRIHFHDFMLNVHSRLQKHKGVADPLEVVAGEISDEAVLLCLDEFMVTDVADALILNRLFGHLFRNGVILVATSNRAPDNLYEGGLQRDLFLPFIATLKERCVSHQIGSSVDYRKMTSAQEGFYFVGEDLSDHLKQKFQELIGEQIAVPQEVEVVMGRKLLVPLGANGCAFFNFEELCDRPLGAADYFGLFKNFHTLALEGIPIFGLHNRTAAYRFVTLVDVMYENRGRLLCTAEGSPVELLQRVITVSDAQQMAPRTSTRSRRNDEVDLCVDNELGFAKDRTISRLTEMNSKEYLEQHAAALASKQH from the exons ATGAGAAGTAGAGTTCTTCTCCGGTCAGCACGCCGACTTCTATCCGCAGTTCAAAACCAAGATTACTGTTACTATAATTCGTCTCTTAAAGCCCAGCAAAACCACTATCAATTTTTGCATaccaattttattaataataaaccCTTCAGTCGCGGTGATATATTTCTTGGCTTGAATTCTATCGTCAATTCAAGAACTTTATCTTCGGATGCTGCCGTAAAGCTTTCGAATGGCG TTGGGTTTGTGTTTTCTATGTTTTTATTGGTTCAATCCACAGATGCGAGCCGAGGAGGGCCTCTTGTAGAGTACGAAAGACGAATTGCTGCTGGTGAGCTGATGGATGGTGATAGCTGTCAG GTAGGCACTTTAAGAGAGCTTCAAAGGCTTTATGATGCGATTTTTGAGTCAGCTGATGCTTGCAAGTTGGACCGCTACACTGCTTCTGACAAATCAGGAAG GAGTAGGTGGTTGTGGTCGCGTTTCTTGCCACAATCTTCATATtcaccggttaaaggactataTCTTTATGGAGGAGTGGGCACTGGGAAGACTATGTTGATGGACTTATTCTTTGATCAACT GCCTGACAATTGGAGGAAAAAGAGGATCCATTTTCATGACTTCATGTTGAATGTCCATAGCCGCTTGCAA AAACATAAAGGCGTGGCAGATCCACTTGAAGTTGTGGCTGGAGAAATATCTGATGAGGCTGTTTTATTATGCCTGGATGAATTCATG GTGACTGATGTTGCTGATGCATTAATATTAAATCGTCTATTTGGACATTTATTCAGAAATGGCGTT ATTCTCGTTGCAACCTCAAATCGGGCTCCAGATAATTTATATGAAGGTGGATTACAGAGGGATCTTTTTCTGCCTTTCATCGCAACTTTGAAG GAAAGATGTGTGAGTCATCAAATTGGTTCATCAGTAGACTACAGGAAAATGACATCG GCTCAAGAAGGATTCTACTTTGTTGGCGAGGATTTATCAGACCATCTTAAGCAGAAGTTCCAAGAATTAATTGGGGAGCAAATCGCGGTTCCTCAAGAGGTGGAAGTAGTAATGGGAAGGAAATTACTG GTTCCACTGGGCGCTAATGGATGTGCATTTTTTAACTTTGAGGAACTTTGTGACAGACCTCTTGGAGCTGCAGATTATTTTGGATTGTTCA AGAACTTTCATACCCTGGCATTGGAAGGTATCCCGATCTTTGGGCTTCACAATAGGACGGCAGCATATCGCTTTGTAACTTTGGTAGAT GTGATGTATGAAAACAGGGGCAGGCTACTGTGTACAGCTGAAGGAAGTCCCGTAGAACTTCTCCAAAGGGTAATTACAGTTTCTGATGCACAGCAAATGGCACCGAGAACCTCTACAAGATCAAGAAGAAACGATGAAGTTGATTTATGTGTAGACAATGAACTCGGATTTGCTAAAGACCGGACCATTAGCAG ATTAACAGAAATGAATAGTAAAGAATACTTGGAGCAGCATGCTGCCGCGTTAGCCTCAAAGCAGCACTGA
- the LOC126665017 gene encoding uncharacterized protein LOC126665017 isoform X2, which produces MANQGAKKRKEENSRHIKNLRHLIIACNVIYVLVRMLIFHSTFSWGHWLGLVLTSIAYYLPYQQLASMAKPAYADDGELLDGGFDMSTGGICGYQLLDCTNQLALLKDFYHKGLREMRRMKRLGRREKGWRRKLHEASL; this is translated from the exons ATGGCAAATCAAGGAGCCAAAAAACGCAAAGAAGAGAACTCCCGCCACATCAAAAATCTTCGCCACCTCATAATCGCCTGCAAC GTAATTTATGTGTTGGTGAGAATGCTGATTTTTCACTCAACTTTTAGTTGGGGACATTGGTTGGGGCTAGTTTTGACCTCTATTGCTTATTATCTTCCTTATCAACAACTTGCTTCAATGGCTAAACCTGCATATGCTGATGATGGGGAGCTTCTTGATGGCGGTTTTGATATGAGTACCGGCGGTATTTGTGG ATACCAGCTTTTGGATTGTACCAATCAATTGGCTTTATTAAAGGATTTTTACCACAAGGGTCTGAG GGAAATGAGGAGGATGAAAAGACTCGGAAGAAGAGAGAAAGGATGGAGAAGAAAGCTTCACGAGGCAAGTTTGTGA
- the LOC126665843 gene encoding uncharacterized protein LOC126665843 isoform X2: MRSRVLLRSARRLLSAVQNQDYCYYNSSLKAQQNHYQFLHTNFINNKPFSRGDIFLGLNSIVNSRTLSSDAAVKLSNGDASRGGPLVEYERRIAAGELMDGDSCQVGTLRELQRLYDAIFESADACKLDRYTASDKSGRSRWLWSRFLPQSSYSPVKGLYLYGGVGTGKTMLMDLFFDQLPDNWRKKRIHFHDFMLNVHSRLQKHKGVADPLEVVAGEISDEAVLLCLDEFMVTDVADALILNRLFGHLFRNGVILVATSNRAPDNLYEGGLQRDLFLPFIATLKERCVSHQIGSSVDYRKMTSAQEGFYFVGEDLSDHLKQKFQELIGEQIAVPQEVEVVMGRKLLVPLGANGCAFFNFEELCDRPLGAADYFGLFKNFHTLALEGIPIFGLHNRTAAYRFVTLVDVMYENRGRLLCTAEGSPVELLQRVITVSDAQQMAPRTSTRSRRNDEVDLCVDNELGFAKDRTISRLTEMNSKEYLEQHAAALASKQH, from the exons ATGAGAAGTAGAGTTCTTCTCCGGTCAGCACGCCGACTTCTATCCGCAGTTCAAAACCAAGATTACTGTTACTATAATTCGTCTCTTAAAGCCCAGCAAAACCACTATCAATTTTTGCATaccaattttattaataataaaccCTTCAGTCGCGGTGATATATTTCTTGGCTTGAATTCTATCGTCAATTCAAGAACTTTATCTTCGGATGCTGCCGTAAAGCTTTCGAATGGCG ATGCGAGCCGAGGAGGGCCTCTTGTAGAGTACGAAAGACGAATTGCTGCTGGTGAGCTGATGGATGGTGATAGCTGTCAG GTAGGCACTTTAAGAGAGCTTCAAAGGCTTTATGATGCGATTTTTGAGTCAGCTGATGCTTGCAAGTTGGACCGCTACACTGCTTCTGACAAATCAGGAAG GAGTAGGTGGTTGTGGTCGCGTTTCTTGCCACAATCTTCATATtcaccggttaaaggactataTCTTTATGGAGGAGTGGGCACTGGGAAGACTATGTTGATGGACTTATTCTTTGATCAACT GCCTGACAATTGGAGGAAAAAGAGGATCCATTTTCATGACTTCATGTTGAATGTCCATAGCCGCTTGCAA AAACATAAAGGCGTGGCAGATCCACTTGAAGTTGTGGCTGGAGAAATATCTGATGAGGCTGTTTTATTATGCCTGGATGAATTCATG GTGACTGATGTTGCTGATGCATTAATATTAAATCGTCTATTTGGACATTTATTCAGAAATGGCGTT ATTCTCGTTGCAACCTCAAATCGGGCTCCAGATAATTTATATGAAGGTGGATTACAGAGGGATCTTTTTCTGCCTTTCATCGCAACTTTGAAG GAAAGATGTGTGAGTCATCAAATTGGTTCATCAGTAGACTACAGGAAAATGACATCG GCTCAAGAAGGATTCTACTTTGTTGGCGAGGATTTATCAGACCATCTTAAGCAGAAGTTCCAAGAATTAATTGGGGAGCAAATCGCGGTTCCTCAAGAGGTGGAAGTAGTAATGGGAAGGAAATTACTG GTTCCACTGGGCGCTAATGGATGTGCATTTTTTAACTTTGAGGAACTTTGTGACAGACCTCTTGGAGCTGCAGATTATTTTGGATTGTTCA AGAACTTTCATACCCTGGCATTGGAAGGTATCCCGATCTTTGGGCTTCACAATAGGACGGCAGCATATCGCTTTGTAACTTTGGTAGAT GTGATGTATGAAAACAGGGGCAGGCTACTGTGTACAGCTGAAGGAAGTCCCGTAGAACTTCTCCAAAGGGTAATTACAGTTTCTGATGCACAGCAAATGGCACCGAGAACCTCTACAAGATCAAGAAGAAACGATGAAGTTGATTTATGTGTAGACAATGAACTCGGATTTGCTAAAGACCGGACCATTAGCAG ATTAACAGAAATGAATAGTAAAGAATACTTGGAGCAGCATGCTGCCGCGTTAGCCTCAAAGCAGCACTGA
- the LOC126665843 gene encoding uncharacterized protein LOC126665843 isoform X3: MRSRVLLRSARRLLSAVQNQDYCYYNSSLKAQQNHYQFLHTNFINNKPFSRGDIFLGLNSIVNSRTLSSDAAVKLSNGVGFVFSMFLLVQSTDASRGGPLVEYERRIAAGELMDGDSCQVGTLRELQRLYDAIFESADACKLDRYTASDKSGRSRWLWSRFLPQSSYSPVKGLYLYGGVGTGKTMLMDLFFDQLPDNWRKKRIHFHDFMLNVHSRLQKHKGVADPLEVVAGEISDEAVLLCLDEFMVTDVADALILNRLFGHLFRNGVILVATSNRAPDNLYEGGLQRDLFLPFIATLKERCVSHQIGSSVDYRKMTSAQEGFYFVGEDLSDHLKQKFQELIGEQIAVPQEVEVVMGRKLLVPLGANGCAFFNFEELCDRPLGAADYFGLELSYPGIGRYPDLWASQ; this comes from the exons ATGAGAAGTAGAGTTCTTCTCCGGTCAGCACGCCGACTTCTATCCGCAGTTCAAAACCAAGATTACTGTTACTATAATTCGTCTCTTAAAGCCCAGCAAAACCACTATCAATTTTTGCATaccaattttattaataataaaccCTTCAGTCGCGGTGATATATTTCTTGGCTTGAATTCTATCGTCAATTCAAGAACTTTATCTTCGGATGCTGCCGTAAAGCTTTCGAATGGCG TTGGGTTTGTGTTTTCTATGTTTTTATTGGTTCAATCCACAGATGCGAGCCGAGGAGGGCCTCTTGTAGAGTACGAAAGACGAATTGCTGCTGGTGAGCTGATGGATGGTGATAGCTGTCAG GTAGGCACTTTAAGAGAGCTTCAAAGGCTTTATGATGCGATTTTTGAGTCAGCTGATGCTTGCAAGTTGGACCGCTACACTGCTTCTGACAAATCAGGAAG GAGTAGGTGGTTGTGGTCGCGTTTCTTGCCACAATCTTCATATtcaccggttaaaggactataTCTTTATGGAGGAGTGGGCACTGGGAAGACTATGTTGATGGACTTATTCTTTGATCAACT GCCTGACAATTGGAGGAAAAAGAGGATCCATTTTCATGACTTCATGTTGAATGTCCATAGCCGCTTGCAA AAACATAAAGGCGTGGCAGATCCACTTGAAGTTGTGGCTGGAGAAATATCTGATGAGGCTGTTTTATTATGCCTGGATGAATTCATG GTGACTGATGTTGCTGATGCATTAATATTAAATCGTCTATTTGGACATTTATTCAGAAATGGCGTT ATTCTCGTTGCAACCTCAAATCGGGCTCCAGATAATTTATATGAAGGTGGATTACAGAGGGATCTTTTTCTGCCTTTCATCGCAACTTTGAAG GAAAGATGTGTGAGTCATCAAATTGGTTCATCAGTAGACTACAGGAAAATGACATCG GCTCAAGAAGGATTCTACTTTGTTGGCGAGGATTTATCAGACCATCTTAAGCAGAAGTTCCAAGAATTAATTGGGGAGCAAATCGCGGTTCCTCAAGAGGTGGAAGTAGTAATGGGAAGGAAATTACTG GTTCCACTGGGCGCTAATGGATGTGCATTTTTTAACTTTGAGGAACTTTGTGACAGACCTCTTGGAGCTGCAGATTATTTTGGATT AGAACTTTCATACCCTGGCATTGGAAGGTATCCCGATCTTTGGGCTTCACAATAG